One Triplophysa dalaica isolate WHDGS20190420 chromosome 1, ASM1584641v1, whole genome shotgun sequence DNA segment encodes these proteins:
- the myzap gene encoding myocardial zonula adherens protein isoform X2, translating into MLRNGMAGSTGTRTTTEISDLNERGIRRLRLTLRPDDTPKTQNETANSKEKVVNGTWKRKNGLMQRERPPGRESSEQEDKRPVSNGIIKEPPAQHGPRVYDGVQSTASNLQQDVMAREGSVSHLRDEMKYIREVRDSLEKVRERMYGQFGGMQQSVQKLSQELRVANSHKQHLESEVRTRRVAMDSFDQMNSTLISANIDLQKSLLESCQNRVGNRDEKRSLRGSLEKTEEKLRETERQLQEAQAENLSLKHQVETSQEAKTQALKELSAKLQKEYEEQLQEQQKKYIEEIEALQAQLDDYMRRLEEAERNAKIAEAKIAERDQRIAEVERLLNCMAQEKGDLITKLCDCEQRLRGLDQIDHADIAVTKQSEQLKEEATELRERIKHLNDMVFSQQRKVKSMIEEVESLRDKVAQKDMVIAELMDRIAIVECENNELEDKLKYFMSVQRNSETKVASREIGVGCDLPIRSEEQPYVAPVLPSSFSTVPRVSRLEGSLLKYSPGQYTTMLRSKNVYTQDTVTSTTQTASSSSYIQTSHENEESESTLSQTSELTTTSPRARTSPSQIYTPFMRLMETTPQFNFD; encoded by the exons CCGGTTCCACTGGGACCAGGACCACCACTGAGATATCGGACCTCAATGAG AGAGGAATTAGGCGTCTGAGACTCACTCTGCGACCCGATGATACTCCTAAGACTCAGAATGAAACGGCCAACTCT aaagaaaaagtgGTCAATGGAACCTGGAAAAGGAAAAATGGActcatgcagagagagagaccaccTGGTAGAGAATCATCTGAACAGGAAGACAAG CGCCCTGTATCCAATGGCATCATTAAGGAACCGCCTGCTCAGCACGGGCCCAGAGTCTATGACGGAGTGCAGAGCACAGCCTCCAACCTCCAACAGGATGTGATGGCACGCGAGGGGTCTGTCAGTCACCTGAGGGATGAAATGAAGTACATCAGAGAG GTACGTGACTCTTTGGAAAAAGTCAGAGAGCGGATGTACGGTCAGTTCGGAGGGATGCAGCAGTCAGTGCAAAAATTATCTCAGGAattaagg GTGGCCAACTCTCATAAACAGCATTTAGAGTCAGAAGTGAGGACAAGGAGGGTAGCTATGGACAGCTTTGACCAGATGAACAGCACGCTCATATCAGCAAACATTGATCTGCAG AAATCATTGCTGGAAAGCTGTCAAAACCGAGTGGGGAACAGGGATGAGAAGAGATCTCTGCGCGGTTCCTTAGAAAAGACTGAGGAGAAACTaagggagacagagagacaacTACAAGAAGCTCAGGCTGAAAACCTCTCTCTGAAACATCAG GTAGAGACGTCTCAGGAGGCCAAAACTCAAGCATTAAAGGAGTTGAGTGCAAAGCTACAGAAGGAATATGAAGAACAACTGCAGGAACAGCAGAAGAAATACATAGAAGAAATAGAGGCTCTGCAG GCGCAGCTGGACGACTACATGAGGAGGCTTGAAGAGGCAGAGAGGAATGCAAAAATAGCCGAGGCCAAGATCGCCGAAAGGGACCAAAGGATAGCAGAGGTGGAACGGTTACTTAACTGTATGGCTCAG GAGAAGGGTGACCTGATAACAAAGCTTTGTGACTGTGAACAACGCTTACGTGGTTTGGACCAAATTGACCATGCAGACATTGCTGTGACTAAACA ATCTGAGCAGCTAAAGGAAGAAGCAACAgaactgagagagagaataaagcACCTCAACGATATGGTGTTTTCTCAGCAGAGGAAGGTCAAGTCCATGATAGAAGAG GTTGAATCACTGAGAGATAAAGTTGCACAGAAGGACATGGTCATCGCTGAGCTGATGGACAGGATTGCCATTGTGGAGTGTGAG AATAATGAGTTAGAAGACAAGCTGAAGTATTTTATGTCTGTACAGCGAAATTCTGAAACTAAAGTAGCCTCCAGGGAAATTGGAGTTGGCTGTGACCTGCCCATTAG ATCTGAGGAGCAGCCGTATGTAGCGCCTGTCCTACCCAGTTCTTTCTCAACAGTCCCACGAGTTAGCAGACTGGAGGGTAGTCTTCTTAAATATTCTCCTGGTCAGTACACCACAATGCTGCGGTCCAAAAACGTATATACACAGGACACCGTGACAAGCACCACACAAACCGCATCATCTTCAAGTTACATTCAGACCAGTCATGAGAATGAGGAGTCTGAGTCCACACTATCTCAAACCTCAGAGCTGACCACTACCAGTCCCAGAGCAAGAACCAGCCCGTCACAGATCTACACTCCGTTTATGAGGCTAATGGAGACAACTCCTCAATTTAACTTTGATTAA
- the myzap gene encoding myocardial zonula adherens protein isoform X3 yields MLRNGMAGSTGTRTTTEISDLNERGIRRLRLTLRPDDTPKTQNETANSKEKVVNGTWKRKNGLMQRERPPGRESSEQEDKRPVSNGIIKEPPAQHGPRVYDGVQSTASNLQQDVMAREGSVSHLRDEMKYIREVRDSLEKVRERMYGQFGGMQQSVQKLSQELRVANSHKQHLESEVRTRRVAMDSFDQMNSTLISANIDLQVQDDKGTTKKSLLESCQNRVGNRDEKRSLRGSLEKTEEKLRETERQLQEAQAENLSLKHQVETSQEAKTQALKELSAKLQKEYEEQLQEQQKKYIEEIEALQAQLDDYMRRLEEAERNAKIAEAKIAERDQRIAEVERLLNCMAQEKGDLITKLCDCEQRLRGLDQIDHADIAVTKQSEQLKEEATELRERIKHLNDMVFSQQRKVKSMIEEVESLRDKVAQKDMVIAELMDRIAIVECERNSETKVASREIGVGCDLPIRSEEQPYVAPVLPSSFSTVPRVSRLEGSLLKYSPGQYTTMLRSKNVYTQDTVTSTTQTASSSSYIQTSHENEESESTLSQTSELTTTSPRARTSPSQIYTPFMRLMETTPQFNFD; encoded by the exons CCGGTTCCACTGGGACCAGGACCACCACTGAGATATCGGACCTCAATGAG AGAGGAATTAGGCGTCTGAGACTCACTCTGCGACCCGATGATACTCCTAAGACTCAGAATGAAACGGCCAACTCT aaagaaaaagtgGTCAATGGAACCTGGAAAAGGAAAAATGGActcatgcagagagagagaccaccTGGTAGAGAATCATCTGAACAGGAAGACAAG CGCCCTGTATCCAATGGCATCATTAAGGAACCGCCTGCTCAGCACGGGCCCAGAGTCTATGACGGAGTGCAGAGCACAGCCTCCAACCTCCAACAGGATGTGATGGCACGCGAGGGGTCTGTCAGTCACCTGAGGGATGAAATGAAGTACATCAGAGAG GTACGTGACTCTTTGGAAAAAGTCAGAGAGCGGATGTACGGTCAGTTCGGAGGGATGCAGCAGTCAGTGCAAAAATTATCTCAGGAattaagg GTGGCCAACTCTCATAAACAGCATTTAGAGTCAGAAGTGAGGACAAGGAGGGTAGCTATGGACAGCTTTGACCAGATGAACAGCACGCTCATATCAGCAAACATTGATCTGCAGGTACAAGATGACAAAGGCACGACAAAG AAATCATTGCTGGAAAGCTGTCAAAACCGAGTGGGGAACAGGGATGAGAAGAGATCTCTGCGCGGTTCCTTAGAAAAGACTGAGGAGAAACTaagggagacagagagacaacTACAAGAAGCTCAGGCTGAAAACCTCTCTCTGAAACATCAG GTAGAGACGTCTCAGGAGGCCAAAACTCAAGCATTAAAGGAGTTGAGTGCAAAGCTACAGAAGGAATATGAAGAACAACTGCAGGAACAGCAGAAGAAATACATAGAAGAAATAGAGGCTCTGCAG GCGCAGCTGGACGACTACATGAGGAGGCTTGAAGAGGCAGAGAGGAATGCAAAAATAGCCGAGGCCAAGATCGCCGAAAGGGACCAAAGGATAGCAGAGGTGGAACGGTTACTTAACTGTATGGCTCAG GAGAAGGGTGACCTGATAACAAAGCTTTGTGACTGTGAACAACGCTTACGTGGTTTGGACCAAATTGACCATGCAGACATTGCTGTGACTAAACA ATCTGAGCAGCTAAAGGAAGAAGCAACAgaactgagagagagaataaagcACCTCAACGATATGGTGTTTTCTCAGCAGAGGAAGGTCAAGTCCATGATAGAAGAG GTTGAATCACTGAGAGATAAAGTTGCACAGAAGGACATGGTCATCGCTGAGCTGATGGACAGGATTGCCATTGTGGAGTGTGAG CGAAATTCTGAAACTAAAGTAGCCTCCAGGGAAATTGGAGTTGGCTGTGACCTGCCCATTAG ATCTGAGGAGCAGCCGTATGTAGCGCCTGTCCTACCCAGTTCTTTCTCAACAGTCCCACGAGTTAGCAGACTGGAGGGTAGTCTTCTTAAATATTCTCCTGGTCAGTACACCACAATGCTGCGGTCCAAAAACGTATATACACAGGACACCGTGACAAGCACCACACAAACCGCATCATCTTCAAGTTACATTCAGACCAGTCATGAGAATGAGGAGTCTGAGTCCACACTATCTCAAACCTCAGAGCTGACCACTACCAGTCCCAGAGCAAGAACCAGCCCGTCACAGATCTACACTCCGTTTATGAGGCTAATGGAGACAACTCCTCAATTTAACTTTGATTAA
- the myzap gene encoding myocardial zonula adherens protein isoform X1, with protein sequence MLRNGMAGSTGTRTTTEISDLNERGIRRLRLTLRPDDTPKTQNETANSKEKVVNGTWKRKNGLMQRERPPGRESSEQEDKRPVSNGIIKEPPAQHGPRVYDGVQSTASNLQQDVMAREGSVSHLRDEMKYIREVRDSLEKVRERMYGQFGGMQQSVQKLSQELRVANSHKQHLESEVRTRRVAMDSFDQMNSTLISANIDLQVQDDKGTTKKSLLESCQNRVGNRDEKRSLRGSLEKTEEKLRETERQLQEAQAENLSLKHQVETSQEAKTQALKELSAKLQKEYEEQLQEQQKKYIEEIEALQAQLDDYMRRLEEAERNAKIAEAKIAERDQRIAEVERLLNCMAQEKGDLITKLCDCEQRLRGLDQIDHADIAVTKQSEQLKEEATELRERIKHLNDMVFSQQRKVKSMIEEVESLRDKVAQKDMVIAELMDRIAIVECENNELEDKLKYFMSVQRNSETKVASREIGVGCDLPIRSEEQPYVAPVLPSSFSTVPRVSRLEGSLLKYSPGQYTTMLRSKNVYTQDTVTSTTQTASSSSYIQTSHENEESESTLSQTSELTTTSPRARTSPSQIYTPFMRLMETTPQFNFD encoded by the exons CCGGTTCCACTGGGACCAGGACCACCACTGAGATATCGGACCTCAATGAG AGAGGAATTAGGCGTCTGAGACTCACTCTGCGACCCGATGATACTCCTAAGACTCAGAATGAAACGGCCAACTCT aaagaaaaagtgGTCAATGGAACCTGGAAAAGGAAAAATGGActcatgcagagagagagaccaccTGGTAGAGAATCATCTGAACAGGAAGACAAG CGCCCTGTATCCAATGGCATCATTAAGGAACCGCCTGCTCAGCACGGGCCCAGAGTCTATGACGGAGTGCAGAGCACAGCCTCCAACCTCCAACAGGATGTGATGGCACGCGAGGGGTCTGTCAGTCACCTGAGGGATGAAATGAAGTACATCAGAGAG GTACGTGACTCTTTGGAAAAAGTCAGAGAGCGGATGTACGGTCAGTTCGGAGGGATGCAGCAGTCAGTGCAAAAATTATCTCAGGAattaagg GTGGCCAACTCTCATAAACAGCATTTAGAGTCAGAAGTGAGGACAAGGAGGGTAGCTATGGACAGCTTTGACCAGATGAACAGCACGCTCATATCAGCAAACATTGATCTGCAGGTACAAGATGACAAAGGCACGACAAAG AAATCATTGCTGGAAAGCTGTCAAAACCGAGTGGGGAACAGGGATGAGAAGAGATCTCTGCGCGGTTCCTTAGAAAAGACTGAGGAGAAACTaagggagacagagagacaacTACAAGAAGCTCAGGCTGAAAACCTCTCTCTGAAACATCAG GTAGAGACGTCTCAGGAGGCCAAAACTCAAGCATTAAAGGAGTTGAGTGCAAAGCTACAGAAGGAATATGAAGAACAACTGCAGGAACAGCAGAAGAAATACATAGAAGAAATAGAGGCTCTGCAG GCGCAGCTGGACGACTACATGAGGAGGCTTGAAGAGGCAGAGAGGAATGCAAAAATAGCCGAGGCCAAGATCGCCGAAAGGGACCAAAGGATAGCAGAGGTGGAACGGTTACTTAACTGTATGGCTCAG GAGAAGGGTGACCTGATAACAAAGCTTTGTGACTGTGAACAACGCTTACGTGGTTTGGACCAAATTGACCATGCAGACATTGCTGTGACTAAACA ATCTGAGCAGCTAAAGGAAGAAGCAACAgaactgagagagagaataaagcACCTCAACGATATGGTGTTTTCTCAGCAGAGGAAGGTCAAGTCCATGATAGAAGAG GTTGAATCACTGAGAGATAAAGTTGCACAGAAGGACATGGTCATCGCTGAGCTGATGGACAGGATTGCCATTGTGGAGTGTGAG AATAATGAGTTAGAAGACAAGCTGAAGTATTTTATGTCTGTACAGCGAAATTCTGAAACTAAAGTAGCCTCCAGGGAAATTGGAGTTGGCTGTGACCTGCCCATTAG ATCTGAGGAGCAGCCGTATGTAGCGCCTGTCCTACCCAGTTCTTTCTCAACAGTCCCACGAGTTAGCAGACTGGAGGGTAGTCTTCTTAAATATTCTCCTGGTCAGTACACCACAATGCTGCGGTCCAAAAACGTATATACACAGGACACCGTGACAAGCACCACACAAACCGCATCATCTTCAAGTTACATTCAGACCAGTCATGAGAATGAGGAGTCTGAGTCCACACTATCTCAAACCTCAGAGCTGACCACTACCAGTCCCAGAGCAAGAACCAGCCCGTCACAGATCTACACTCCGTTTATGAGGCTAATGGAGACAACTCCTCAATTTAACTTTGATTAA